A window of the Sabethes cyaneus chromosome 1, idSabCyanKW18_F2, whole genome shotgun sequence genome harbors these coding sequences:
- the LOC128746003 gene encoding uncharacterized protein LOC128746003, protein MAAFILKTSKCKISIHDLNRNPIAIIPLGDARISGSYLRIAHPIDLELLETNIKAIVKTAESKIKANQILSPLIQNKLQKLHTIVTKIKPNQRSRRWETLGKIWKYVSGSPDAEDLKIINATLNSLISQNDKQIKINNAVDTRISNITKNLHHLINYQQNITSETLEGFDSVNIIFNLDELIYQLEVIEEAITLSRKNIPSSRIINPDELSVAKQFLSLNGLGSNVVDTVLDIASVYVVYSKEMIIYTLKIPRIKTTPYKLHYLEPIISKDLKIQLEANYYLEGHISYTTKTPCPKIKDMYICASSKMEPTTMCVQQIMNKQTAFCPMEKTYGKNLVKRVDDANIVINNADMLLTSNCSSQERRLQGSFLIQFHNCTLVLNGDEYANNYVEIQPQPFVPTTGLRVNAIKIINRIPFELLQERHFLQQQRSPF, encoded by the coding sequence CAAGTGCAAAATCTCAATCCATGATCTTAACAGAAATCCGATAGCAATAATCCCATTAGGGGACGCAAGAATCAGTGGCAGCTATCTGCGTATAGCGCATCCCATAGACCTAGAATTGCTTGAAACCAATATCAAAGCTATTGTAAAAACAGCAGAAAGTAAAATCAAAGCGAACCAAATTCTAAGCCCGCTTATTCAGAACAAGCTACAGAAATTGCATACCATAGTTACAAAGATTAAACCTAACCAAAGAAGTCGAAGATGGGAGACGTTAGGGAAAATATGGAAGTACGTGTCTGGAAGTCCAGATGCAGAAGATTTGAAAATCATAAATgcaactttgaattcactaattAGCCAGAACGACAAGCAAATCAAAATTAATAACGCAGTTGATACCAGAATAAGCAACATAACCAAGAATCTTCATCATTTGATAAATTATCAACAGAACATAACCTCAGAAACTCTAGAGGGTTTCGATTCAGTAAATATAATCTTTAACTTAGACGAATTAATTTACCAATTAGAAGTCATAGAAGAAGCTATCACTCTGTCTCGAAAAAATATACCCAGCAGCCGCATCATCAATCCCGATGAGTTGAGCGTCGCCAAACAGTTCCTTTCACTGAATGGTTTAGGATCCAACGTTGTTGATACTGTACTCGATATTGCCAGTGTGTATGTCGTCTATAGTAAGGAGATGATCATATACACATTGAAAATCCCAAGAATCAAAACAACGCCATACAAACTACACTACCTCGAACCAATAATTTCAAAAGACCTCAAGATCCAACTCGAGGCAAATTATTACCTCGAAGGACATATTTCCTACACAACCAAGACTCCCTGCCCAAAAATAAAAGACATGTACATATGCGCTAGCTCCAAAATGGAACCAACGACAATGTGCGTTCAACAAATAATGAACAAACAAACAGCCTTTTGTCCGATGGAGAAAACGTATGGGAAAAATCTGGTGAAACGGGTAGATGATGCAAACATTGTGATCAACAATGCAGATATGTTGCTAACATCTAACTGCTCATCACAGGAACGAAGACTCCAGGGATCGTTCCTTATACAATTTCATAACTGCACTTTGGTATTGAACGGAGATGAATACGCAAATAACTACGTTGAAATACAACCACAACCATTCGTACCAACAACTGGGTTAAGGGTAAATGCAATTAAAATTATAAACCGTATTCCGTTTGAGCTATTGCAGGAACGGCATTTCCTCCAGCAGCAGCGAAGTCCGTTCTAA